A portion of the Brachyspira hampsonii genome contains these proteins:
- a CDS encoding helix-turn-helix domain-containing protein encodes MQALKFNISIRTYYYWRKKFEETGTIENKSRKPKNL; translated from the coding sequence GTGCAGGCTCTAAAATTTAATATTAGTATTCGAACTTATTATTATTGGAGGAAGAAATTTGAAGAAACAGGAACTATAGAAAATAAGAGCAGAAAACCTAAAAATCTTTAG